From one Ursus arctos isolate Adak ecotype North America unplaced genomic scaffold, UrsArc2.0 scaffold_26, whole genome shotgun sequence genomic stretch:
- the M6PR gene encoding cation-dependent mannose-6-phosphate receptor: MPRGLVGGAVAQRTPGASCFRFPKWSTARRIGERWPLTQVLGPGSVAGSSLALSPSPRQVFSRGFCALATPFARDTMFPFYSCWRTGLLLPLLLAVAVRESWQTEEKTCDLVGEKGRESEKELALLKRLQPLYNKSFESTVGQGPDTYIYVFRVCREAGNRTSGAGLVQINKSNGKETVVGRLNETHIFNGSNWIMLIYKGGDEYDNHCGMEQRRAVVMISCSRHTLADNFNPVTEERGKVQDCFYLFEMDSSLACSPEISHLSVGSILLVTFASLVAVYIIGGFLYQRLVVGAKGMEQFPHLAFWQDLGNLVADGCDFVCRSKPRNVPAAYRGVGDDQLGEESEERDDHLLPM, translated from the exons ATGCCGCGGGGTCTAGTGGGAGGAGCAGTTGCCCAGAGGACGCCTGGTGCTTCCTGTTTCCGGTTCCCGAAGTGGAGCACAGCGAGGCGCATTGGGGAACGCTGGCCTTTGACACAAGTTCTGGGTCCGGGGTCTGTggctggctcctcgctggccctGTCTCCCAGCCCCAGACAGGTATTCAGCCGGGGATTCTGCGCCTTGGCTACTCCCTTTGCCCGTGACAC GATGTTCCCCTTCTACAGCTGCTGGAGGACTGGGCTGCTCCTGCCACTGCTCCTAGCTGTGGCAGTAAGAGAATCCTGGCAGACGGAAGAAAAAACCTGCGACCTGGTAGGAGAAAAAGGTCGAGAGTCCGAGAAAGAGTTGGCTCTACTGAAGAGGCTGCAGCCACTGTATAACAAAAG CTTTGAGAGCACTGTGGGCCAGGGCCCAGACACCTATATCTACGTGTTCAGGGTGTGCCGGGAAGCTGGCAACCGCACCTCCGGGGCAGGCCTGGTGCAGATCAACAAAAGTAACGGGAAGGAGACAGTGGTAGGGAGACTCAACGAGACTCACATCTTCAATGGAA GTAACTGGATCATGCTGATCTATAAAGGGGGTGACGAGTATGACAATCACTGTGGCATGGAGCAGCGTCGTGCCGTGGTGATGATCTCCTGCAGTCGGCACACACTAGCG GACAATTTTAACCCTGTGACTGAGGAGCGAGGCAAAGTGCAAGATTGTTTCTACCTCTTTGAGATGGATAGCAGCCTGGCCTGTTCCCCAGAGATCTCTCACCTCAGTGTGGGTTCTATCTTACTAGTCAC GTTTGCATCACTGGTCGCGGTCTATATCATTGGGGGATTCCTATACCAGCGACTGGTGGTGGGAGCCAAGGGAATGGAGCAGTTTCCCCACTTAGCCTTCTGGCAAGATCTTGGCAACCTGGTAGCA GATGGTTGTGACTTTGTGTGCCGTTCTAAACCCCGCAATGTGCCTGCTGCATATCGTGGTGTGGGAGATGATCAGCTGGGGGAGGAGTCAGAAGAAAGGGATGACCATTTATTACCAATGTGA